From the genome of Thermoflexus hugenholtzii, one region includes:
- a CDS encoding ATP-binding protein, translated as MLTDFRVRQRDYLLEITRAITAQLDLDAVLRMVVDAAAEMLDGQVAFIALREDEAFTIRAAHGLPERMWGELNTLLMELPAQPEAWGRAGVERVLMQIARTLRIEAQQAVALPLIVGENLLGLLMVFRAFGTAFTYDDRLVLRAFADQAAIAVHNAQLYQQLATEKRRLEAIIEATADGVIILDPAHRIQVFNRAMTRLTGWSPAEAIGRPHDEVVVLNPRRSGMTLAEAEAGGWPLAGGKPIYVEGDLVRRDGGRVAVGITYSPLLDRTGRLVNIIGVVRDMTRVREAEELKSTFISIISHELKTPVSIIKGYAGTLRREDATWDAATVREIAAIIEEEADRLTELIDNLLDASRLQAGALELQFVEVALDELAERVADRFRPQTDRHFIVVDFPPDFPLIQGDPRRLEQVLANLVSNAIKYSPQGGTIRISGRATPREVIVTVTDEGVGIPPEEQERIFERFYRTSQAIARQTPGTGLGLYLARAIVEAHGGRIWVESAPGRGSAFSFSIPRSPIR; from the coding sequence TGGTGGTGGACGCCGCCGCGGAGATGCTGGACGGCCAGGTCGCTTTTATCGCCCTGCGGGAGGACGAGGCCTTCACGATCCGCGCCGCCCACGGCCTGCCGGAACGGATGTGGGGGGAGCTGAACACGCTCCTGATGGAGCTCCCGGCCCAGCCGGAGGCCTGGGGCCGGGCCGGCGTCGAGCGGGTCCTGATGCAGATCGCCCGCACCCTCCGGATCGAAGCCCAGCAGGCCGTCGCCCTCCCCCTGATCGTGGGGGAGAACCTCCTCGGCCTGCTGATGGTCTTCCGCGCCTTCGGCACCGCTTTCACCTACGATGACCGGCTGGTCCTGCGCGCCTTCGCTGACCAGGCCGCCATCGCCGTCCACAACGCCCAGCTTTACCAGCAGCTGGCCACCGAGAAGCGGCGGCTGGAGGCCATCATCGAGGCCACCGCCGACGGCGTCATCATCCTGGACCCGGCCCACCGCATCCAGGTCTTCAACCGGGCCATGACCCGGCTGACCGGATGGTCCCCGGCCGAGGCCATCGGCCGCCCCCACGATGAGGTGGTGGTCCTGAACCCCCGGCGCTCCGGCATGACCCTGGCCGAGGCCGAGGCCGGCGGGTGGCCCCTGGCCGGCGGAAAGCCCATCTATGTCGAAGGGGACCTGGTCCGCCGCGATGGGGGGCGCGTGGCCGTGGGGATCACCTATTCGCCTCTTCTGGACCGCACCGGCCGTCTGGTGAACATCATCGGCGTGGTGCGGGACATGACCCGCGTCCGGGAGGCCGAGGAGCTGAAGTCCACCTTCATCTCCATTATCTCCCACGAGCTCAAGACGCCGGTCTCCATCATTAAGGGTTACGCCGGCACGTTGCGGCGGGAGGACGCCACCTGGGACGCGGCGACGGTGCGGGAGATCGCGGCGATCATCGAGGAGGAGGCGGACCGGCTCACCGAGCTGATCGACAACCTGCTGGATGCCTCCCGCCTGCAGGCGGGGGCCCTGGAGCTGCAGTTCGTGGAGGTCGCCCTGGACGAGCTGGCGGAACGGGTGGCAGACCGCTTCCGTCCCCAGACCGACCGTCATTTCATCGTGGTCGACTTCCCGCCGGATTTCCCTCTGATCCAGGGGGATCCCCGCCGGCTGGAGCAGGTGCTGGCCAACCTGGTGAGCAACGCCATCAAATACTCCCCGCAAGGGGGGACGATCCGCATCTCCGGGCGGGCGACGCCGCGGGAAGTGATCGTCACCGTCACCGATGAGGGCGTGGGGATCCCGCCGGAGGAGCAGGAGCGGATCTTCGAGCGCTTTTACCGCACCAGCCAGGCCATCGCCCGTCAGACGCCGGGGACGGGCCTGGGGTTGTATCTGGCCCGGGCGATCGTGGAGGCCCACGGCGGCCGGATTTGGGTAGAGAGCGCCCCCGGACGGGGATCCGCGTTCAGCTTCTCCATCCCGCGCAGCCCGATACGGTAA
- a CDS encoding DNA polymerase III subunit alpha has product MSFVHLHVHTEYSLLDGLSRIDDLIGRAAELGMPALALTDHGVLYAAIAFYQKAQEAGIRPILGMEAYVARRTIQDREPDDRSLYHLTILAMDETGWRNLIRLATIAQLEGFYYKPRIDKALLERHAEGLIVLSGCPSAEIPRLLAQGRMEEAEAVAAWFAERFPGRFFLELQSHPGVPELDEINRGLVTLSRRLGLPLVATNDVHYVRPEDAGLQDVLLCIQTGKRLKEPGRMKMSDNTYYLRTPEEMQELFAEIPEALTNTLRVAEMCSLKLELGRHRLPRFDPPPGFPDPAAYLRHLAEEGFRARFPQPRPGYRERLDYELEIIHRMGFDAYFLIVWDLIRYARERGIWWNVRGSGAGSLVAYCLGITRVDPIELDLIFERFLNPARVSMPDIDIDFPDDQRDEMIRYAVNRYGADRVAQIITFGTMKARAAVRDVGRALDLPLPEVDRVARLIPAIPGKDISIRDLLDPSNEEGRELRRLYQEKDYIRELLDLAMQLEGTVRHAGTHAAGVVIADRPLVDYVPLHRPTGLKGSAREENGGEEGEGEALLPVTQFDMEALEALGLLKIDFLGLSTLTVMRETCERVAQRHGVRLDLETIPTDAPEAYALLGRGETVGVFQVEGRGFSRMMRDLKPQAFSHVMDALALYRPGPLEYIPNYIRRMRGQEPIEYRHPRLEPILSKTFGILVYQEQIMRVAIDLAGYTPSEADELRKVVAKKKGEAFPKQRAKFLEGCVRNGIPAEVAEAIWGDIEFFARYGFNAAHAASYAKICVQTAYLKAKYPVEYLCALMTVDRNKTEKLGLYVAECRRLGIPVLPPDINRSEATFTIERTPEGVEAIRFGLTAVKNVGEGAVARILAARREGGPFRDLDDLARRVDLKEIGRRALESLIRVGALSAFGNRAQLLEILDRLMEASARYHRERQQGMLSLFDLSGLRLEATSLVGALPNLPEVEEGQILEWEKELVGAYLSETPLTRQWPILQQVVTHTTADLSEELHGQTVKLAGLIRAVRTVTTRTGETMAYVTMEDIHGMVEVVIFPRLWKQKGDRVRPDSILIVVGKAESGGREPRVVAEDLRDQEVLARPVEEQTETEAEGFPEAEERILPPNGWERSREETASDPKKAAPSVPPSSSEETPSPPSEGEAGAWTPASERGQQIPPGPETPRAVPARQIVVYLYRTDRLEDDLRRLQEVHRLLTERPGPDPFQVVVVYPDRRQVRLRFPQQGTWYSPELLARLEGLLGPDSVRVFPLKPQE; this is encoded by the coding sequence ATGTCCTTCGTCCACCTGCATGTCCACACGGAATACTCGCTGTTAGATGGGCTCAGTCGGATCGACGATCTGATCGGGCGGGCGGCCGAGCTGGGCATGCCGGCCCTCGCCCTGACGGATCACGGCGTCCTCTACGCCGCCATCGCTTTCTATCAGAAGGCTCAGGAGGCCGGGATCCGGCCCATCCTGGGGATGGAAGCCTACGTGGCCCGCCGCACCATCCAGGATCGGGAGCCGGATGACCGGAGCCTCTACCACCTGACGATCCTGGCGATGGATGAGACGGGCTGGCGGAATCTCATCCGCCTGGCGACCATCGCCCAGCTGGAGGGTTTCTATTACAAGCCGCGCATCGACAAGGCCCTGCTGGAGCGCCACGCGGAGGGGTTGATCGTCCTCTCCGGATGCCCCTCGGCGGAGATCCCCCGTCTGCTGGCCCAGGGGCGGATGGAGGAGGCGGAGGCGGTGGCGGCGTGGTTCGCCGAACGCTTCCCCGGGCGCTTTTTCCTCGAGCTGCAATCCCACCCGGGCGTTCCGGAGCTGGATGAGATCAACCGGGGTCTGGTGACCCTGTCCCGCCGCCTCGGGCTCCCCCTGGTGGCCACCAACGATGTGCACTACGTCCGCCCGGAGGACGCCGGGCTCCAGGACGTGCTGCTCTGCATCCAGACCGGCAAGCGGCTGAAGGAGCCCGGCCGCATGAAAATGAGCGATAACACCTACTATCTCCGCACCCCAGAGGAGATGCAGGAGCTTTTCGCCGAGATCCCGGAGGCCCTGACCAACACCCTGCGGGTGGCGGAGATGTGCTCGCTGAAGCTGGAGCTGGGCCGCCACCGGCTCCCCCGCTTCGATCCGCCACCAGGCTTCCCGGACCCTGCGGCCTATCTGCGGCACCTGGCTGAGGAGGGCTTCCGGGCTCGCTTCCCTCAGCCTCGGCCGGGCTACCGGGAGCGCCTGGACTATGAGCTGGAGATCATCCACCGCATGGGGTTCGATGCTTATTTCCTGATCGTGTGGGACCTCATCCGCTATGCCCGGGAGCGAGGGATCTGGTGGAACGTGCGGGGCTCCGGCGCCGGGAGCCTGGTGGCTTACTGTCTGGGGATCACCCGGGTGGATCCCATCGAGCTGGATCTGATCTTCGAACGCTTCCTGAACCCGGCCCGCGTGTCGATGCCGGACATCGACATCGACTTCCCGGACGATCAGCGGGATGAGATGATCCGCTATGCGGTGAACCGCTACGGGGCGGACCGGGTGGCCCAGATCATCACCTTTGGGACGATGAAAGCCCGGGCGGCGGTGCGGGATGTCGGCCGGGCCCTGGATCTCCCCCTGCCGGAGGTGGACCGGGTGGCCCGGCTCATCCCCGCGATCCCGGGCAAGGACATCTCCATCCGGGATCTGCTGGATCCTTCGAACGAGGAAGGGCGGGAGCTGCGGCGACTGTATCAGGAGAAAGATTACATCCGGGAGCTGCTGGATCTGGCCATGCAGCTGGAGGGGACGGTGCGCCATGCCGGCACCCACGCGGCGGGCGTGGTGATCGCCGATCGCCCTCTGGTGGATTACGTCCCTCTCCACCGGCCGACCGGGCTGAAGGGGAGCGCACGGGAGGAGAACGGCGGGGAGGAGGGAGAGGGGGAGGCCCTCCTGCCGGTCACCCAGTTCGATATGGAGGCCCTGGAGGCCCTGGGCCTCTTGAAGATCGACTTCCTGGGCCTTTCCACCCTCACGGTGATGCGGGAGACCTGCGAACGGGTGGCCCAGCGTCACGGGGTGCGTCTGGACCTGGAGACCATCCCGACGGACGCTCCGGAGGCCTACGCCCTTCTGGGGCGGGGGGAAACGGTGGGAGTGTTCCAGGTGGAAGGGCGGGGGTTCAGCCGAATGATGCGGGACCTCAAGCCCCAGGCCTTCTCCCATGTGATGGACGCCCTGGCCCTCTACCGTCCGGGGCCGCTGGAATATATCCCCAACTACATCCGCCGCATGCGCGGCCAGGAGCCCATCGAATATCGTCATCCGCGTCTGGAGCCCATCCTCTCGAAGACCTTCGGCATCCTGGTCTACCAGGAGCAGATCATGCGGGTGGCCATCGACCTGGCCGGCTACACGCCCTCTGAGGCGGATGAGCTGCGCAAGGTCGTGGCCAAGAAGAAGGGGGAGGCTTTCCCCAAGCAGCGCGCCAAGTTCCTGGAGGGCTGCGTCCGCAATGGCATCCCCGCTGAGGTGGCGGAGGCCATCTGGGGAGACATCGAGTTCTTCGCCCGCTACGGCTTCAATGCCGCCCACGCCGCCTCCTACGCCAAAATCTGCGTCCAGACGGCTTATCTCAAAGCCAAATATCCGGTCGAGTATCTGTGCGCCCTGATGACCGTCGACCGGAACAAGACAGAGAAGCTCGGCCTCTATGTCGCGGAGTGCCGGCGCCTGGGGATCCCCGTCCTCCCGCCCGACATCAACCGAAGCGAAGCCACTTTCACCATTGAGCGGACGCCGGAGGGCGTGGAGGCCATCCGGTTCGGGCTGACGGCGGTGAAGAACGTGGGGGAAGGGGCGGTGGCCCGCATCCTGGCCGCCCGGCGGGAGGGCGGGCCTTTCCGGGATCTGGATGATCTGGCCCGGCGGGTGGATCTGAAGGAGATCGGCCGGCGGGCCCTGGAATCCCTGATCCGGGTCGGGGCTCTGAGCGCCTTCGGGAATCGAGCTCAGCTGCTGGAGATCCTGGACCGCTTGATGGAGGCCAGCGCCCGTTACCATCGGGAGCGCCAGCAGGGGATGCTCAGCCTCTTCGATCTGAGCGGCCTTCGGCTGGAGGCGACCTCCCTGGTCGGCGCGCTGCCGAATCTGCCCGAGGTCGAGGAGGGCCAGATCCTGGAATGGGAGAAGGAGCTCGTCGGCGCTTATCTCTCAGAGACCCCGCTCACCCGGCAATGGCCGATCTTGCAGCAGGTGGTCACCCACACCACGGCCGACCTGAGCGAGGAGCTCCACGGGCAAACCGTGAAGCTGGCCGGCCTGATCCGTGCGGTGCGGACCGTCACGACGCGAACCGGGGAGACCATGGCGTATGTGACGATGGAAGACATCCATGGGATGGTGGAGGTGGTGATCTTCCCCCGCCTGTGGAAGCAGAAGGGGGACCGGGTGCGCCCGGATTCGATCCTCATCGTGGTGGGCAAGGCGGAGAGCGGAGGGCGGGAGCCTCGGGTAGTGGCGGAGGACCTGCGGGATCAGGAGGTGCTGGCGCGACCGGTTGAGGAGCAGACGGAAACGGAAGCGGAGGGGTTCCCGGAGGCCGAGGAGCGTATCCTCCCGCCGAACGGCTGGGAGCGTTCCAGGGAGGAGACAGCCTCCGATCCGAAGAAAGCCGCTCCGTCCGTTCCTCCTTCGTCCTCGGAGGAGACGCCCTCTCCGCCTTCAGAGGGGGAGGCAGGCGCCTGGACCCCGGCCTCCGAAAGGGGACAACAGATCCCCCCAGGGCCGGAAACCCCCAGAGCCGTCCCGGCCCGGCAAATCGTGGTGTATCTCTACCGGACCGACCGGCTGGAGGACGATCTGCGGCGGCTGCAGGAGGTCCATCGGCTGCTCACAGAGCGGCCGGGGCCGGACCCCTTCCAGGTCGTGGTGGTGTATCCGGACCGGCGGCAGGTCCGACTGCGGTTCCCTCAGCAAGGCACGTGGTATTCCCCGGAGCTTCTGGCGCGCCTCGAAGGCCTGCTGGGCCCGGACTCCGTGCGCGTCTTCCCGCTTAAGCCGCAAGAGTGA
- a CDS encoding NAD-dependent deacylase: MARRRVVALTGAGVSAESGVPTFRGPGGLWRDYRPEDLASPEAFARDPVRVWEWYAWRRECIARATPNPAHRTLAAMEEALPDFLLITQNVDGLHSQAGSRRVIELHGSLWRMRCVREGRVWEDRRVPLPELPPRCPACGALARPDVVWFGEPLPEAAWTQAFRAAAEAEIFLIIGTSGLVEPVASLPRWARAHGARLIEFNIEDTVLTPLADEVWRGPVGETLPRWWAQFSGAS; encoded by the coding sequence ATGGCGCGCCGACGGGTGGTGGCCCTCACCGGGGCCGGGGTCTCGGCGGAGAGCGGGGTTCCGACGTTCCGGGGCCCGGGTGGGCTGTGGAGGGATTACCGGCCGGAGGATCTGGCCTCCCCGGAGGCCTTCGCCCGGGATCCAGTCCGGGTATGGGAGTGGTATGCGTGGCGCCGGGAGTGCATTGCCCGGGCGACACCGAACCCCGCGCACCGGACGCTGGCCGCGATGGAGGAGGCGCTCCCGGATTTCCTCCTCATCACCCAGAACGTGGATGGGCTCCATTCGCAAGCGGGCAGCCGCCGGGTGATCGAGCTCCATGGCAGCCTGTGGCGCATGCGGTGCGTCCGGGAGGGACGGGTCTGGGAGGATCGGCGGGTGCCGTTGCCGGAGTTGCCGCCGCGTTGCCCGGCTTGCGGGGCCCTGGCCCGGCCGGACGTGGTGTGGTTCGGGGAGCCGCTTCCGGAGGCGGCGTGGACGCAGGCCTTCCGCGCCGCGGCGGAGGCGGAGATCTTCCTGATCATCGGGACCTCCGGGCTCGTGGAGCCGGTGGCCTCGCTCCCGCGATGGGCCCGCGCCCACGGTGCCCGCCTGATCGAGTTCAACATCGAGGACACGGTCCTCACGCCCCTGGCGGATGAGGTCTGGCGAGGGCCGGTGGGGGAAACCCTACCCCGGTGGTGGGCGCAGTTCTCCGGGGCCTCCTGA
- a CDS encoding glycerol-3-phosphate acyltransferase has protein sequence MEPVVLVAAGYLLGSVLPAEFFVRWKTGRTPHEFRDNPGGGGAWRLAGPLPGLITILFDLGKGALPTAIALRAGFSLPWLIAAAVAPVVGHCWPFYKVIRRDRGGRGLGPATGALFVLAFREVVPAYVLGALAAYRFRWLPSVGIVAFPLSLLLLWVWKVPPERFAAAFAVMLVVLIRNVNLLWTVLRTRGAERPH, from the coding sequence ATGGAACCGGTGGTGCTGGTGGCGGCCGGGTATCTCCTCGGCTCGGTGTTGCCAGCGGAGTTCTTCGTGCGCTGGAAGACGGGGCGCACCCCGCACGAATTCCGGGACAACCCCGGCGGGGGTGGGGCGTGGCGGCTGGCAGGCCCTCTCCCCGGGCTGATCACGATCCTCTTTGATCTGGGCAAGGGAGCTCTTCCCACAGCCATCGCCCTGCGGGCCGGGTTCAGCCTGCCCTGGCTGATCGCTGCGGCGGTGGCCCCGGTGGTTGGCCATTGCTGGCCCTTTTATAAGGTCATCCGGCGGGATCGCGGAGGCCGGGGCCTGGGGCCCGCCACCGGAGCGCTCTTCGTCCTGGCCTTCCGGGAGGTGGTGCCCGCTTACGTCCTGGGCGCCCTCGCCGCCTATCGCTTCCGCTGGCTGCCCAGCGTCGGCATCGTGGCCTTCCCGCTGAGCCTTCTCCTCCTGTGGGTCTGGAAGGTTCCCCCGGAGCGGTTCGCCGCGGCTTTCGCGGTGATGCTCGTGGTCCTGATCCGCAATGTGAACCTGTTGTGGACGGTGCTCCGCACTCGGGGTGCGGAGCGTCCGCACTGA